In one Vulgatibacter incomptus genomic region, the following are encoded:
- a CDS encoding ABC transporter ATP-binding protein, with the protein MTETRPLIEAHGITKDYWHESKGLVQVLRGVDFAMQAGEVVALVGKSGAGKSTLLHVLGTLDEPTTGTVCFEGEELVGADELRLADFRSSTVGFVFQSHYLLPEFSALENAMMPLLVRRVHRDEATEVARKILERVGLGHRLDHKPSELSGGEQQRVALARALAPRPRLLLADEPTGNLDAKTAAAIHELLVELNRELGISCLVVTHNEALARELPRCVEMRDGLVV; encoded by the coding sequence ATGACTGAGACCAGGCCGCTCATCGAGGCCCACGGCATCACCAAGGACTACTGGCACGAGAGCAAGGGGCTGGTGCAGGTCCTCCGCGGCGTCGACTTCGCGATGCAGGCGGGCGAGGTCGTGGCGCTGGTGGGGAAGTCCGGGGCAGGGAAGAGCACGCTCCTCCACGTGCTCGGCACCCTCGACGAGCCCACCACCGGCACGGTCTGCTTCGAGGGAGAGGAGCTCGTCGGCGCCGACGAGCTTCGGCTCGCGGACTTCCGCAGCAGTACGGTCGGCTTCGTCTTCCAGAGCCACTACCTGCTCCCCGAGTTCTCCGCCCTGGAGAACGCGATGATGCCGCTCCTCGTCCGCCGCGTGCACCGGGACGAGGCGACGGAGGTCGCGCGCAAGATCCTCGAGCGGGTCGGCCTCGGCCACCGCCTCGATCACAAGCCGTCGGAGCTCTCTGGCGGCGAGCAGCAGCGGGTGGCCCTGGCCCGGGCGCTCGCCCCCAGGCCGCGCCTCCTACTCGCCGACGAGCCCACCGGGAACCTCGACGCGAAGACCGCCGCGGCCATCCACGAGCTCCTCGTCGAGCTCAACCGGGAGCTGGGGATCAGCTGCCTCGTCGTGACCCACAACGAGGCCCTGGCCCGCGAGCTCCCGCGCTGCGTGGAGATGCGCGACGGCCTCGTCGTCTGA
- a CDS encoding ABC transporter ATP-binding protein, which yields MSQGRASTTCRLLGVLRPQRLAIAAGFGCMIVLAVATAGYAWLIGPLLHFLTSGKVEGLGAMLPGLDPGSLDRSRVLLAVPLALLALGLAKGLAYFGHFYLMGMVAQRAVLDLRKSLFERIMRLAPQDLLGQRTGDLLSRFGDDLRAVENALHVALPTYLRDSLQVVVLLGLCFVLDWRLSLVAFGAVPLAVVPLTYVGRRLKRVARRGQQSVGALAGLAYDTIAGIRVVQAYGMQEHLAAKFDEENRRWLALKRKSLRSRGIASPAMELLSVMGVALVLAFAVYAMRDGALLSEKLLSFLSALALLLDPAKNLGKAGGFAIQGLGAAERIFEVLDLEPSVAESKQARALPRFSERIRFEGVSFRYGDRLVLDGVDLEVRRGEVVALVGPSGGGKSTLAGLLSRTADPCHGRITLDGIDLRDALLGSLREQIALVPQDVVLFDDTVRENVAYGVEASDEKIRVALRAARALDFVERLPQGLDTRVGERGATLSGGQRQRLAIARALLKDAPILVLDEATSALDSESEREVQAALDELMKGRTALVIAHRLSTIRDADRICVVDAGRIVEEGRHEELLERAGAYRRLHDVQQLRAGGAAA from the coding sequence GTGAGCCAGGGGCGCGCCTCGACGACGTGCCGGCTCCTCGGCGTGCTCCGTCCCCAAAGGCTCGCCATCGCGGCAGGCTTCGGCTGCATGATCGTGCTCGCCGTCGCCACCGCGGGCTACGCCTGGCTCATCGGCCCACTGCTCCACTTCCTCACCAGCGGCAAGGTCGAGGGTCTCGGGGCGATGCTCCCCGGCCTCGACCCGGGCTCGCTCGACCGATCCCGCGTCCTCCTCGCGGTGCCGCTGGCGCTTCTCGCCCTCGGCCTCGCCAAGGGCCTCGCGTACTTCGGCCACTTCTACCTGATGGGCATGGTCGCCCAGCGGGCCGTCCTCGATCTGCGCAAGTCGCTCTTCGAGCGGATCATGCGGCTCGCGCCCCAGGACCTCCTCGGGCAGCGCACCGGCGACCTCCTCTCCCGTTTCGGCGACGACCTCCGCGCGGTCGAGAACGCCCTCCACGTCGCGCTCCCGACCTACCTGCGCGACAGTCTCCAGGTCGTCGTCCTCCTCGGCCTCTGCTTCGTCCTCGACTGGCGCCTCTCGCTCGTCGCCTTCGGCGCCGTCCCCCTCGCGGTGGTCCCGCTCACCTACGTGGGTCGTCGCCTCAAGCGCGTCGCACGCAGGGGGCAGCAGAGCGTCGGCGCCCTCGCCGGACTGGCCTACGACACCATCGCCGGGATCCGCGTGGTGCAGGCCTACGGCATGCAGGAACACCTCGCGGCGAAGTTCGACGAAGAGAATCGTCGGTGGCTCGCGCTCAAGCGGAAGAGCCTCCGCTCCAGGGGAATCGCCAGCCCGGCGATGGAGCTGCTCTCGGTGATGGGCGTCGCCCTCGTCCTCGCCTTCGCCGTCTACGCCATGCGCGACGGCGCCCTGCTCAGCGAGAAGCTTCTTTCCTTCCTCTCCGCCCTCGCGCTCCTGCTCGACCCCGCAAAGAACCTCGGCAAGGCGGGCGGCTTCGCGATCCAGGGCCTGGGCGCCGCCGAGCGGATCTTCGAGGTCCTCGACCTCGAGCCGTCGGTCGCCGAATCGAAGCAGGCGAGGGCGCTTCCGCGCTTCTCGGAGCGGATCCGGTTCGAGGGCGTCTCCTTCCGCTACGGCGATCGCCTCGTCCTCGACGGCGTCGACCTCGAGGTCCGCCGCGGCGAGGTGGTCGCGCTCGTGGGCCCGTCGGGAGGCGGAAAGAGCACGCTCGCCGGGCTCCTCTCGCGAACCGCGGACCCCTGCCACGGCCGGATCACCCTCGACGGCATCGACCTGCGCGACGCCCTCCTCGGGAGTCTCCGGGAGCAGATCGCCCTCGTGCCCCAGGACGTGGTCCTCTTCGACGACACCGTGCGTGAGAACGTCGCGTACGGAGTGGAGGCGAGCGACGAGAAGATCCGCGTTGCCCTCCGAGCGGCGCGTGCACTCGACTTCGTCGAGAGGCTTCCGCAGGGCCTCGACACGCGCGTCGGCGAGAGGGGGGCGACCCTCTCTGGCGGCCAGCGCCAGCGCCTCGCCATCGCGCGGGCCCTCCTCAAGGACGCGCCCATCCTCGTCCTCGACGAGGCCACCAGCGCCCTCGACAGCGAGAGCGAGCGCGAGGTCCAGGCCGCCCTGGACGAGCTCATGAAGGGACGGACCGCCCTCGTGATCGCCCACCGCCTCTCCACGATCCGCGACGCCGATCGGATCTGCGTCGTGGACGCCGGCCGGATCGTCGAGGAGGGGCGCCATGAGGAGCTCCTCGAGCGCGCTGGCGCCTACCGGCGCCTCCACGACGTCCAGCAGCTCCGCGCAGGGGGCGCCGCGGCATGA
- a CDS encoding glycosyltransferase family 9 protein produces MTSVVTGGPRVESAAGVRRILVLRTSALGDTVLATPALRALRERFADAEIHFVTHAAFVRLFDELPFVTRTWAYEPKGRHRGAAGLLSLAAALRHAGPFDLAIDLQNKLATRALVGLARPRSTLRFVKRRGVAAIAASIVGEGPILDDLPAAALYLDALRPLGIERERCSLAPEVALDSRAETEAELVVAAARGAPIAALAPGGRWALKQWDPRRFAEVGDALAESGARIVLVGGPGDRRELDAVAAFLSAPPLAETSALDVPALTAVIGRSSVLVTADSAPSHLAQAVGTPVVAVFGPTSRRRWGPLPDAGAAIALPIGCAPCTNHGKRPCRLGHRACLDQLPAKPVIAAALAALRAGRKNGGKAAAEASSGEIVDLAMHVARSRLAIVS; encoded by the coding sequence GTGACCTCCGTCGTCACTGGAGGGCCGAGGGTCGAATCGGCAGCGGGCGTGCGGCGGATCCTGGTCCTCCGCACCAGCGCCCTCGGCGACACCGTCCTCGCCACCCCGGCCCTGCGCGCGCTCCGAGAGCGCTTCGCCGACGCGGAGATCCACTTCGTCACCCACGCCGCGTTCGTGCGCCTCTTCGACGAGCTCCCCTTCGTCACGCGCACCTGGGCCTACGAGCCCAAGGGGCGGCACCGCGGCGCCGCCGGCCTCCTCTCGCTCGCCGCCGCGCTCCGGCACGCGGGCCCCTTCGACCTGGCGATCGACCTGCAGAACAAGCTCGCGACCCGGGCGCTGGTCGGGCTCGCGCGCCCCCGCAGCACCCTCCGCTTCGTGAAGCGCCGCGGCGTCGCCGCCATCGCCGCGTCGATCGTGGGCGAAGGGCCGATCCTCGACGACCTGCCCGCCGCTGCCCTCTACCTCGACGCGCTCCGCCCCTTGGGCATCGAGCGGGAGCGCTGCTCCCTCGCGCCGGAGGTCGCCCTCGACTCCCGCGCCGAGACCGAAGCCGAGCTCGTCGTGGCGGCGGCCCGGGGCGCTCCCATCGCCGCGCTGGCCCCCGGCGGACGCTGGGCGCTCAAGCAATGGGATCCGCGGCGCTTCGCCGAGGTCGGCGACGCCCTCGCCGAGTCGGGTGCCCGGATCGTCCTCGTCGGAGGCCCGGGCGATCGCCGGGAGCTCGATGCCGTCGCGGCCTTCCTCTCGGCGCCGCCCCTCGCGGAGACCTCCGCCCTGGACGTGCCGGCGCTGACGGCCGTCATCGGCCGATCGAGCGTCCTCGTGACCGCCGACTCCGCGCCGAGCCACCTCGCCCAGGCCGTCGGGACCCCCGTCGTCGCCGTCTTCGGCCCGACCTCCCGCAGGCGCTGGGGGCCGCTCCCCGACGCGGGAGCCGCCATCGCCCTCCCGATCGGCTGTGCGCCCTGCACGAATCACGGCAAGCGGCCCTGCAGGCTGGGGCACCGCGCGTGCCTCGACCAGCTCCCCGCCAAGCCGGTGATCGCCGCCGCCCTCGCGGCCCTCCGGGCCGGGCGGAAGAACGGCGGAAAGGCCGCTGCCGAGGCCTCGTCCGGCGAGATCGTCGACCTCGCGATGCACGTCGCGAGGTCCCGGCTCGCCATCGTTTCATGA
- the lpxB gene encoding lipid-A-disaccharide synthase — protein MPTEPVFLIVAAEASADVHGARLMASIARRTPGARFVGMGGPAMRAAGLEALYRAEDLSVMGFVEVVPKLAGILGILRGLARWAEANRPSAAILIDSADFNLRLARELRHVGIPTVGYVAPMAWAWRESRTRVLRDLDRLLCIYPFEEPWFRARGVAATYVGNPVAEDPRLGTIPDEAECRRALGLDESRPTLALLPGSRRAELRNVLPTLLAASDRLAKEEPELQVVLPVAPTLDRAEVEALAAGARCRLILVDGRAPEALGAADAVAVCSGTATLEAALLVRPMVVAYRAHPVSFKIAQLLVRLPSVSIVNILAGRPIVPELLQDQLEPEALAAELLPLFRRTEARERMIRELAGLRELLGSRRASEHAADEILQTVADRAA, from the coding sequence GTGCCAACGGAGCCTGTCTTCCTCATCGTCGCGGCGGAGGCCTCCGCCGACGTCCACGGCGCCCGGCTGATGGCCTCGATCGCGCGGCGGACCCCAGGCGCCCGCTTCGTCGGCATGGGCGGTCCCGCCATGAGGGCCGCGGGCCTCGAGGCGCTGTACCGCGCCGAGGATCTCTCGGTGATGGGCTTCGTCGAGGTCGTCCCCAAGCTCGCCGGCATCCTCGGGATCCTGCGCGGCCTCGCCCGCTGGGCCGAGGCGAACCGCCCCAGCGCCGCCATCCTCATCGACTCCGCCGACTTCAACCTCCGGCTCGCCAGGGAGCTGCGCCACGTCGGGATCCCGACCGTCGGCTACGTCGCGCCGATGGCCTGGGCCTGGCGGGAGTCCCGCACCCGGGTGCTCCGCGATCTCGATCGCCTCCTCTGCATCTATCCCTTCGAGGAGCCGTGGTTCCGCGCCAGGGGCGTCGCCGCCACCTACGTCGGAAACCCCGTCGCGGAAGACCCGCGCCTCGGCACCATCCCCGACGAGGCGGAATGCCGCCGGGCCCTCGGGCTCGACGAGTCCCGGCCGACCCTCGCGCTCCTCCCCGGGTCGCGCCGCGCAGAGCTACGCAACGTCCTCCCCACGCTCCTCGCCGCCTCCGATCGGCTGGCGAAGGAGGAGCCCGAGCTGCAGGTGGTGCTCCCGGTCGCGCCGACCCTCGATCGCGCAGAGGTGGAGGCGCTCGCGGCGGGCGCCAGATGCCGCCTGATCCTCGTGGACGGTCGCGCGCCGGAGGCCCTCGGCGCTGCCGATGCCGTGGCGGTCTGCTCCGGGACCGCGACGCTGGAGGCCGCGCTCCTCGTCCGCCCGATGGTCGTGGCCTACCGGGCCCACCCCGTCTCGTTCAAGATCGCCCAGCTCCTCGTCCGCCTGCCCAGCGTCTCCATCGTGAACATCCTCGCCGGACGCCCGATCGTCCCGGAGCTCCTCCAGGACCAGCTCGAGCCCGAAGCGCTCGCCGCCGAGCTCCTGCCGCTTTTTAGGCGGACCGAGGCGCGGGAGCGGATGATCCGCGAGCTGGCCGGCCTCCGCGAGCTCCTCGGCTCGAGGCGGGCGAGCGAGCATGCGGCCGACGAGATCCTCCAGACGGTGGCGGATCGGGCCGCCTGA
- a CDS encoding MarC family protein encodes MFSQLLATAVLAISALFVVVDPVGLVPIFVAITEGKTRESRAAIARKACIIFVCVVGLFAIGGGLVFRLLGVSLAAFKIAGGGLLMLTALDMLRNRLAPERTSEEEMDEASHKQDVAVVPLAMPLLAGPGAIATAMVLTSRATMVWDVAIVVAAVIVIGIATFYILAAAHWVDRFLGVSGRSILERVMGLVLAAIAVQFVVDGLGEALPGLLSSREPAAVEDLLKASKAHLGLPAWLDGSAGS; translated from the coding sequence ATGTTCTCGCAGCTCCTCGCCACTGCGGTCCTCGCGATCTCCGCCCTCTTCGTGGTCGTCGACCCGGTCGGCCTCGTTCCGATCTTCGTCGCCATCACCGAGGGCAAGACGCGGGAGAGCCGGGCGGCCATCGCGCGCAAGGCGTGTATCATCTTCGTGTGCGTGGTCGGCCTCTTCGCCATCGGCGGAGGCCTCGTCTTCCGGCTGCTCGGCGTGAGCCTCGCCGCCTTCAAGATCGCCGGCGGCGGCCTGCTGATGCTCACCGCCCTCGACATGCTCCGGAACCGCCTCGCGCCCGAGCGCACCTCGGAGGAGGAGATGGACGAGGCCTCGCACAAGCAGGACGTCGCGGTCGTGCCCCTGGCGATGCCCCTCCTCGCCGGCCCCGGCGCCATCGCCACCGCGATGGTGCTCACCTCTCGCGCCACGATGGTCTGGGACGTCGCGATCGTCGTCGCCGCCGTGATCGTCATCGGGATCGCGACCTTCTACATCCTCGCGGCGGCCCACTGGGTCGACCGCTTCCTCGGCGTCAGCGGGCGCTCGATCCTCGAGAGGGTCATGGGCCTCGTCCTCGCCGCGATCGCCGTGCAGTTCGTCGTCGACGGCCTCGGCGAGGCGCTGCCGGGGCTCCTGTCCTCTCGGGAGCCCGCGGCCGTTGAGGACCTGCTGAAGGCTTCGAAGGCCCACCTCGGGCTCCCCGCCTGGCTCGACGGGAGCGCCGGATCGTGA
- a CDS encoding RsmB/NOP family class I SAM-dependent RNA methyltransferase — MRALVLEAYGAIRDEGRVADRTLDYLLRREKRLYANERRAVAEAVYGLLRAEGRLTYLLEESLGDELRALSSAAKRALFYEALRVQERRIPPARALAEGGLSAALLPGLVACAAPGELLSRLSEDPAKRLAVAESLPPWMAELFLRELDEEGAFALARSMNERAPLTIRMNGLRTDRETLIARLASEGVEAKATSWSPDGLHVDGRQNLFRLRSFEEGLFEIQDEGSQVLARLLDPHPGWLVVDSCAGAGGKTLALAASMKNRGRLVALDTDERRLGMLGPRARRAGVHNWESHVVPADGLPTPLAEKLGDRADAVLIDAPCTGLGVLRRNPDARFRLDEGSVQRFAGIQKELLARYAALAKPGGRIVYATCSIATEENEGVVETVLAEHPELELMPPATTLGEELAERLGARRYLKLLPHVHGTDGFFAALLRRRA; from the coding sequence GTGCGGGCGCTGGTCCTCGAGGCCTACGGGGCGATCCGCGACGAAGGCCGGGTGGCGGATCGGACCCTCGACTACCTGCTGCGGCGCGAGAAGCGGCTCTATGCCAACGAGCGCCGAGCCGTTGCCGAGGCGGTGTACGGCCTTCTCCGCGCCGAGGGGAGATTGACCTACCTGCTGGAGGAGTCGCTCGGCGACGAGCTGCGCGCGCTCTCCTCTGCCGCCAAGCGAGCCCTCTTCTACGAGGCGCTCCGAGTACAGGAGCGGCGCATTCCTCCCGCCAGAGCGCTCGCGGAGGGCGGGCTCTCGGCAGCGCTCCTGCCGGGCCTCGTCGCCTGCGCCGCGCCCGGCGAGCTCCTCTCGCGCCTGTCGGAGGATCCGGCGAAGCGCCTCGCGGTCGCCGAATCCCTCCCCCCGTGGATGGCGGAGCTCTTCCTGCGGGAGCTCGACGAGGAGGGGGCGTTCGCCCTCGCCCGCTCGATGAACGAGCGCGCGCCCCTCACGATCCGGATGAATGGGCTGCGCACGGATCGTGAGACCCTGATCGCGCGCCTCGCCTCCGAGGGCGTCGAGGCGAAGGCCACGTCGTGGTCTCCCGATGGCCTCCATGTAGACGGGCGGCAGAACCTCTTCCGCCTTCGGAGCTTCGAGGAGGGCCTGTTCGAGATCCAGGACGAAGGCTCCCAGGTCCTGGCGCGCCTCCTGGATCCCCACCCCGGATGGCTGGTGGTGGACTCGTGCGCAGGCGCCGGAGGGAAGACCCTCGCGCTGGCCGCCTCGATGAAGAACCGCGGGCGCCTGGTGGCGCTGGACACGGACGAGCGACGGCTCGGGATGCTCGGCCCGCGGGCCCGGCGTGCTGGCGTCCACAACTGGGAGTCACACGTGGTCCCGGCGGATGGCCTCCCCACCCCGCTGGCCGAGAAGCTCGGCGACCGGGCGGACGCGGTGCTGATCGACGCGCCCTGCACCGGGCTCGGCGTGCTCCGCCGGAACCCCGACGCGCGCTTTCGCCTCGACGAGGGATCGGTGCAGCGCTTCGCGGGGATCCAGAAGGAGCTCCTCGCTCGCTACGCGGCCCTCGCGAAGCCCGGCGGGCGGATCGTCTACGCGACATGCAGCATCGCCACCGAGGAGAACGAGGGCGTGGTGGAGACGGTGCTCGCCGAGCATCCCGAGCTCGAGCTCATGCCCCCCGCCACTACGCTGGGCGAGGAGCTGGCGGAGCGGCTCGGGGCCCGGCGCTACCTGAAGCTCCTGCCCCATGTGCACGGCACGGACGGTTTCTTCGCCGCGCTCCTGCGCAGGCGGGCCTAG
- the bcp gene encoding thioredoxin-dependent thiol peroxidase, with protein sequence MALRAGDRAPAFDLPSTSGEKVSLEGLRGRKVVLFFYPKDQTPGCTREACDFRDRYDALRAAGAEVFGISKDSIASHGRFREKQALPYPLLSDADSAVATAYGAFGMKTLYGKQILGTIRSTFLIDEKGMIEAAWSPVKVDGHAEAVLATLKGEAPPSEKKAASKRTTAPKG encoded by the coding sequence TTGGCTCTGCGTGCTGGCGACCGGGCTCCGGCCTTCGACCTCCCGTCCACCTCCGGCGAGAAGGTTTCCCTGGAGGGTCTTCGAGGCCGAAAGGTCGTGCTCTTCTTCTATCCCAAGGACCAGACGCCCGGATGCACCCGCGAGGCGTGCGACTTCCGGGATCGCTATGACGCGCTCCGGGCCGCCGGGGCAGAGGTCTTCGGGATCTCCAAGGACTCGATCGCCTCGCACGGTCGCTTCCGCGAGAAGCAGGCGCTCCCCTACCCGCTCCTCTCCGACGCCGACAGCGCCGTAGCGACTGCTTACGGCGCCTTCGGGATGAAGACGCTCTACGGGAAGCAGATCCTGGGCACGATCCGCTCGACCTTCCTCATCGACGAGAAGGGGATGATCGAAGCGGCCTGGTCGCCGGTGAAGGTGGACGGGCACGCCGAGGCGGTCCTGGCGACGCTGAAGGGCGAGGCGCCCCCTTCGGAGAAGAAGGCGGCCAGCAAGCGGACGACGGCGCCCAAGGGCTGA
- a CDS encoding 3-deoxy-D-manno-octulosonic acid transferase, with translation MPILYAAASYVAFWLLWPFLLLHRKTRNGQAERLGIHPSGFAGPKTGPRVWMHGSSAGDLLALKPMVGELKRRVPGCSVVMTTFTNSGESMARERLREADRVTYVPWDLPGATGRAMEAIRPDVLVLEYAEIWPNLIRAAKKRGVKVVITNGRFSPDKVSRYQLFFSLVGNPLASIDLFLMREDDEAERILGLGAPAERVRVTGNTKFDTLANAEADEEDPGLARALGAKKGAPLLIAGSTHEGEEALLLPILHRLRLDHPTLRLAIAPRYVDRAPRIVALAKEAGFTAGLRSQGAPDADVVVLDTIGELSAAYRLATLVFVGGSFTNRGGQNILEPAAQGKVVLFGPNMQNFHDSVQVLVGRGGIQVASPEQLARVAGDLLARPEKLAELGALARGAVRAVQGASARNVEEIARLLEIQEAA, from the coding sequence GTGCCGATCCTCTACGCAGCGGCCAGCTATGTGGCCTTCTGGCTCCTCTGGCCCTTCCTCCTGCTCCACCGCAAGACGCGGAACGGGCAGGCCGAGCGCTTGGGAATCCACCCGTCCGGTTTCGCCGGGCCCAAGACCGGGCCCCGGGTCTGGATGCACGGCTCGTCCGCCGGCGATCTCCTCGCCCTGAAGCCGATGGTGGGCGAGCTCAAGCGTCGCGTGCCGGGCTGCTCGGTGGTGATGACGACCTTCACCAACTCGGGCGAGTCCATGGCGCGGGAGCGCCTCCGCGAGGCCGATCGGGTCACCTACGTTCCCTGGGATCTCCCGGGCGCCACCGGTCGGGCCATGGAGGCCATCCGGCCCGACGTCCTCGTCCTCGAGTACGCCGAGATCTGGCCGAACCTGATCCGCGCCGCCAAGAAGCGCGGAGTGAAGGTTGTCATCACCAACGGCCGCTTCTCGCCGGACAAGGTGTCGCGCTACCAGCTCTTCTTCTCCCTCGTCGGGAACCCGCTGGCATCGATCGATCTCTTCCTGATGCGCGAGGACGACGAGGCGGAGCGGATCCTCGGCCTGGGGGCGCCGGCGGAGCGCGTCCGGGTCACGGGCAACACCAAGTTCGACACCCTCGCCAACGCCGAGGCCGACGAGGAGGATCCCGGCCTCGCTCGCGCCCTCGGGGCGAAGAAGGGCGCTCCCCTCCTCATCGCCGGCTCCACCCACGAGGGCGAGGAGGCGCTGCTGCTCCCGATCCTCCACCGCCTGAGGCTGGACCACCCGACCCTGCGGCTGGCGATCGCCCCCCGCTACGTCGACAGGGCCCCTCGGATCGTCGCCCTCGCGAAGGAGGCGGGCTTCACCGCCGGGCTTCGCTCCCAGGGCGCGCCGGACGCCGACGTGGTCGTCCTCGACACCATCGGCGAGCTCTCCGCCGCCTACCGCCTCGCCACGCTCGTCTTCGTGGGAGGCTCCTTCACCAACCGCGGCGGCCAGAACATCCTGGAGCCCGCCGCGCAGGGCAAGGTGGTCCTCTTCGGACCCAACATGCAGAACTTCCACGACAGCGTTCAGGTCCTGGTGGGGCGGGGCGGGATCCAGGTCGCCAGCCCCGAGCAGCTCGCCAGGGTCGCGGGCGATCTCCTGGCCCGTCCGGAGAAGCTCGCCGAGCTCGGGGCCCTCGCCCGAGGAGCGGTGCGCGCGGTCCAGGGCGCCTCCGCGCGCAACGTCGAGGAGATCGCGCGGCTCCTCGAGATCCAGGAGGCCGCGTGA
- a CDS encoding peroxiredoxin yields the protein MIQVLQKAPDFTAKAVVGKGDFTSVSLSDYRGKWVVLFFYPLDFTFVCPTEIQEFSKRHDEFKNLNAVVLGASVDSEHSHKAWIQGGLGELKYPLLADFNKDISRKYGALLENEGFSTRATYIIDPEGVLQYANFHNPNVGRSVGETLRVLQGCQTGERCPAEWKPGQKTI from the coding sequence ATGATTCAGGTGCTCCAGAAGGCCCCGGACTTCACCGCCAAGGCCGTCGTCGGCAAGGGCGACTTCACCTCGGTTTCGCTCTCGGACTACCGCGGCAAGTGGGTCGTCCTCTTCTTCTACCCGCTCGACTTCACCTTCGTCTGCCCGACGGAGATCCAGGAGTTCTCGAAGCGCCACGACGAGTTCAAGAACCTGAACGCCGTGGTCCTCGGCGCCTCGGTCGACTCCGAGCACTCGCACAAGGCGTGGATCCAGGGCGGCCTCGGTGAGCTCAAGTACCCCCTCCTCGCGGACTTCAACAAGGACATCTCGCGGAAGTACGGCGCGCTCCTCGAGAACGAGGGCTTCTCCACCCGCGCGACCTACATCATCGACCCGGAGGGCGTGCTCCAGTACGCAAACTTCCACAACCCGAACGTCGGCCGCTCGGTCGGCGAGACGCTCCGCGTCCTCCAGGGCTGCCAGACCGGCGAGCGCTGCCCGGCGGAGTGGAAGCCCGGCCAGAAGACGATCTGA
- a CDS encoding HesB/IscA family protein, whose product METQNQAPAPITGFEFTPATPVALTAAAVEKVKEAMAQQKLDGHCLRIAVVGGGCSGFNYDLDLVKDAKPTDVAYDLAGVKVAIDEQSVRFLDGTVIDFVETLQGAGFKFNNPKAKSTCGCGTSFSA is encoded by the coding sequence ATGGAGACGCAGAACCAGGCGCCCGCCCCCATCACCGGCTTCGAGTTCACCCCGGCCACCCCCGTCGCCCTCACCGCGGCGGCCGTCGAGAAGGTGAAGGAGGCCATGGCCCAGCAGAAGCTGGACGGCCACTGCCTCCGCATCGCCGTCGTCGGCGGCGGCTGCTCGGGCTTCAACTACGATCTCGATCTGGTCAAGGACGCCAAGCCCACCGACGTCGCCTACGATCTGGCGGGCGTGAAGGTCGCCATCGACGAGCAGAGCGTCCGCTTCCTCGACGGGACCGTGATCGACTTCGTCGAGACCCTGCAGGGCGCCGGCTTCAAGTTCAACAACCCGAAGGCCAAGTCGACCTGCGGCTGCGGCACCTCGTTCTCGGCGTAA
- a CDS encoding MBL fold metallo-hydrolase, with product MDKPIVAWATVGPFRQNSYVLGDPVTKDAVLVDPGDEPKAIEAVLEREGLTPRFILNTHAHIDHVGAVHHFQQKWKLPFYLHPGDRDWLEALPLQGRMFDVPTSPIPHVDRWIADGETIAFGGKRIEVIHTPGHTPGGCCLLLRDDGILFTGDTIFAGSIGRTDFPGGSLEELLASIREKLFPLGDEVTFYSGHGPPSTLGKERRDNPFVGENATGSGRGKKYV from the coding sequence ATGGACAAGCCGATCGTCGCCTGGGCCACCGTCGGCCCCTTCCGACAGAACTCCTACGTCCTGGGCGATCCCGTGACGAAGGACGCCGTGCTGGTCGATCCGGGCGACGAGCCCAAGGCCATCGAGGCAGTCCTCGAGCGGGAAGGGTTGACCCCTCGCTTCATCCTCAACACCCACGCCCACATCGACCACGTGGGCGCCGTCCACCACTTCCAACAGAAGTGGAAGCTCCCGTTCTACCTGCACCCCGGTGACCGGGATTGGCTCGAGGCGCTGCCGCTCCAGGGCCGGATGTTCGACGTACCCACCTCGCCCATCCCCCACGTGGATCGTTGGATCGCGGACGGCGAGACGATCGCCTTCGGTGGGAAGCGGATCGAAGTGATCCACACGCCGGGCCATACGCCTGGCGGGTGCTGCCTCCTGCTCCGGGACGACGGGATCCTCTTCACCGGCGACACGATCTTCGCGGGCAGCATCGGCAGGACCGACTTCCCCGGTGGCTCTCTCGAGGAGCTCCTCGCCTCGATCCGGGAGAAGCTCTTCCCGCTCGGGGACGAGGTGACCTTCTATTCCGGCCACGGCCCTCCCTCGACCCTCGGCAAGGAGCGCCGGGACAACCCCTTCGTCGGTGAGAACGCCACCGGCTCGGGCCGCGGCAAGAAGTACGTCTGA